The following coding sequences are from one Oleidesulfovibrio alaskensis DSM 16109 window:
- a CDS encoding GGDEF domain-containing protein has translation MTDNNQDLVQEHEGLAGLPVEQPPPPSFIRIFWLPVILYAGFVLLFVYWAGAEAEKEALADLDARLRVAAVALPGMLASDFHDRAIAPGSVGIDEELKNRERFNRYAAEAGMIYVYTLVQFRDGFCFSSPTVTVEEAQERRSWFFYPYENPPPAFMKALQTNTAQYVSYADEWGRFRSVAVPMTSPSGRRYLACADIQLQEVHEEIRQRQQFALLASLGFMLLGVPFLLAGRQAVAIYARYSLGILSRNMKLKRLAEHDSLTGLLNRVSFFRVVDQRILMMRQVGAQGALLMIDIDDFKEINSRHGHLFGDEVLLGVSHILRQTARKQDTAGRYGGEELMLFLPDASADAARSVAERLCAQVGEMPFTFQGRTIRCTVSIGVAHFTAPSDMAMGYAEVADNALRQAKRHGKNNVVVLGA, from the coding sequence GTGACTGACAATAATCAAGACCTTGTACAAGAGCACGAAGGGCTGGCAGGGCTGCCTGTTGAGCAGCCGCCTCCGCCGTCGTTCATACGCATCTTCTGGCTGCCCGTAATATTGTATGCCGGATTTGTGCTTCTTTTTGTTTATTGGGCCGGTGCCGAAGCGGAAAAAGAAGCTCTTGCCGACCTTGATGCCCGTCTGCGGGTGGCGGCCGTGGCGTTGCCGGGCATGCTTGCCTCAGATTTTCATGACCGGGCTATAGCCCCAGGTTCTGTGGGGATTGATGAAGAGCTGAAGAACCGCGAGCGCTTTAACAGGTATGCCGCGGAAGCAGGGATGATATACGTCTACACGCTTGTCCAGTTCCGCGACGGGTTCTGTTTTTCGTCGCCCACTGTGACAGTGGAAGAAGCGCAGGAACGCCGTTCGTGGTTTTTCTACCCGTACGAAAATCCGCCTCCGGCGTTTATGAAAGCCCTGCAGACCAACACGGCGCAGTATGTTTCGTATGCCGACGAATGGGGCCGCTTCCGCTCTGTTGCGGTGCCTATGACATCTCCTTCGGGACGGCGGTACCTTGCCTGTGCCGATATCCAGCTGCAAGAGGTGCACGAGGAAATCCGCCAGCGGCAGCAGTTCGCTTTGCTGGCGTCGCTCGGCTTCATGCTGCTGGGAGTGCCTTTTCTGCTTGCCGGGCGGCAGGCTGTGGCAATCTATGCCCGGTATTCGTTGGGAATTCTGAGCAGAAATATGAAACTGAAGCGTCTGGCGGAGCATGACAGCCTGACAGGACTGCTTAACAGAGTGTCTTTTTTCCGTGTGGTGGATCAGCGTATTCTTATGATGCGTCAGGTCGGCGCGCAGGGGGCGCTGCTGATGATAGATATTGATGACTTCAAGGAGATCAACAGCAGGCACGGGCATCTTTTCGGTGATGAGGTGCTGCTGGGAGTCAGCCATATCTTGCGTCAGACCGCCCGCAAACAGGATACTGCGGGGCGGTACGGCGGCGAGGAGCTTATGCTGTTTCTGCCCGATGCCAGCGCGGATGCCGCCCGTTCTGTGGCGGAGAGGCTGTGCGCACAGGTGGGCGAGATGCCGTTCACATTTCAGGGACGCACCATCCGGTGCACCGTCAGCATAGGTGTGGCGCATTTTACCGCGCCTTCCGATATGGCCATGGGCTATGCAGAAGTGGCGGACAATGCCCTGCGGCAGGCCAAACGGCATGGAAAAAACAACGTTGTGGTGCTCGGGGCCTGA
- the fsa gene encoding fructose-6-phosphate aldolase translates to MEFFLDTADLDEIRLAGKQGLIDGVTTNPTLLSRQGGDWKKRMQQICDEVDGPVSLEVISPDAEGMLREAEELVRYGDNVVIKVPMTAEGLIATRTLTGKGIKTNVTLVFSAMQALLAAKAGATYVSPFLGRLDGIGHEGMEIVSQIRTIFDNYGYETKILAASIRHAQHVLDSALVGADVVTVPYTVLRQLMHHPLTDSGLDAFLADWNKLTQS, encoded by the coding sequence ATGGAATTTTTTCTCGATACCGCCGATCTGGACGAAATACGTCTGGCCGGAAAGCAGGGACTTATTGACGGAGTAACCACCAACCCCACTCTGCTTTCACGGCAGGGCGGCGACTGGAAAAAACGCATGCAGCAGATCTGCGACGAGGTCGACGGCCCTGTCAGTCTGGAGGTAATCAGTCCGGATGCTGAAGGCATGCTGCGCGAAGCGGAAGAACTGGTGCGTTACGGCGATAATGTGGTCATCAAGGTGCCCATGACCGCCGAAGGCCTTATCGCCACCCGCACTCTGACCGGCAAAGGCATAAAAACCAATGTGACGCTGGTTTTTTCGGCCATGCAGGCACTTCTGGCCGCCAAAGCCGGAGCAACCTATGTCAGCCCTTTTCTGGGCAGGCTGGACGGCATAGGGCATGAAGGTATGGAGATTGTCAGCCAGATACGCACCATTTTTGACAACTACGGCTACGAAACAAAAATACTGGCCGCCAGCATACGCCACGCCCAGCACGTGCTGGACAGCGCGCTGGTGGGGGCGGATGTGGTCACAGTGCCCTACACGGTGCTCAGACAGCTTATGCATCACCCGCTCACAGATTCCGGCCTTGATGCATTTCTTGCCGACTGGAACAAGCTTACGCAGTCGTAG
- a CDS encoding ATP-binding protein: MRAVCAVWLIALYAAGAVAAPAVAAAAVGGAPARALLVSSYHPGFPTFFDQIAGLRSQLDAAGVLLDVEFMDSKRFAPEKVSPLFKDMLKRKLAVLPPYDIVFCADDNALQFMLEHGRELFPLTPCIFMGINNVGLAVSLRQDELFTGVVESVSVTQTLALVRQLFPQMTGVAVLVDGTPSGQGDLKTVLAAERDFPELSFSVISLQDMSWDAFGAALEKVPSTSAALLLSAYVDAAGERRTFESSLDFIAAHLRVPLLHLWEHGIGEGVLGGRVVSHHEQGRLAGMLGLRVMRGESAAVVPVVRGDAANRYIFDFRQLEKFGVRLSRLPEGSEIRYRSSTVWERNRWGIIIAVLVVLLQALVILMLHTSRRRLRDSEEELRLWGVVFRHAGWGIALGVGDDDRLTLVNPRYAEMHGYTVEEMQGMSVLELYPQREWAALKSQRARALADGRAEQESVHLRKDGSSFPAWVDISVVRGSSGGVTYRVVNVQDISERVRTQELLVETEKMMSVGGLAAGMAHEINNPLGIVLQSVQNMQRRLDPSLEANAREAAACGVNLENVQTYMERRSIMRSLEHIREAGLRAAEIVRNMLDFTRRNDAGRSTCDIAVLLEKVLMLGASDYDLSKKYDFRNIRIVKDIEADLPAVPCVRTEIEQVFFNIIRNGAEAMSEHPVAGRVPTLVICARRSGRWLLVAIRDNGPGMSGEVRRRVFEPFFTTKPAGRGTGLGLSVSYFIITRNHGGRIEVHSTPYEGSVFLVALPVSGQPAGADDAPDFPLMDELSRRALLGAG; this comes from the coding sequence GTGCGGGCCGTGTGCGCCGTCTGGCTGATTGCTCTGTACGCGGCCGGTGCCGTGGCTGCTCCTGCCGTTGCGGCCGCTGCCGTGGGGGGCGCTCCGGCACGGGCGCTGCTTGTTTCATCTTATCACCCGGGATTCCCGACTTTTTTTGACCAGATAGCGGGCCTGCGTTCTCAGCTTGATGCCGCCGGAGTGCTGCTGGATGTGGAATTTATGGATTCCAAGCGGTTTGCTCCCGAAAAGGTTTCGCCCCTGTTCAAAGACATGCTGAAGCGCAAGCTGGCGGTACTGCCGCCGTATGATATCGTGTTCTGTGCCGATGATAACGCGCTGCAGTTCATGCTTGAGCACGGCAGAGAGCTTTTCCCCCTTACTCCGTGCATTTTTATGGGCATCAACAATGTGGGGCTGGCTGTCTCGCTGCGGCAGGATGAACTGTTTACCGGCGTGGTGGAATCTGTATCCGTGACGCAGACCCTTGCGCTGGTGCGGCAGCTTTTTCCTCAGATGACCGGCGTTGCTGTGCTGGTGGACGGCACTCCCAGCGGACAGGGTGACCTGAAAACCGTTCTGGCTGCGGAACGGGACTTTCCGGAACTCAGCTTTTCGGTGATTTCTCTGCAGGATATGAGCTGGGATGCCTTTGGCGCGGCACTGGAAAAGGTGCCGTCGACCAGCGCTGCACTGCTGCTGTCGGCGTATGTCGATGCCGCCGGCGAACGCAGAACATTTGAGTCATCGTTGGATTTTATAGCTGCCCACCTGCGTGTTCCGCTGCTGCATCTGTGGGAGCACGGCATAGGAGAGGGCGTGCTGGGGGGGCGTGTGGTCAGCCATCACGAACAGGGACGGTTAGCCGGCATGCTGGGGCTGCGGGTGATGCGGGGCGAATCCGCTGCCGTGGTGCCGGTGGTGCGCGGTGATGCGGCTAACAGATATATTTTTGATTTCAGACAGCTGGAAAAATTCGGCGTGCGGCTGTCGCGCCTGCCTGAAGGCAGTGAAATACGGTATCGCAGCAGTACGGTATGGGAGCGTAACCGCTGGGGCATTATCATCGCTGTGCTGGTGGTGCTGCTGCAGGCACTGGTCATACTCATGCTGCATACGAGCAGGCGCCGTCTGCGCGACAGTGAAGAGGAACTGCGCCTGTGGGGTGTGGTGTTCCGCCATGCGGGGTGGGGCATAGCGCTGGGGGTGGGCGATGATGACAGGCTGACTCTTGTGAACCCCAGATATGCCGAGATGCACGGGTATACCGTGGAAGAGATGCAGGGCATGTCGGTGCTGGAGCTGTATCCGCAGCGGGAATGGGCCGCACTGAAAAGCCAGCGTGCGCGTGCGCTGGCAGACGGCCGCGCAGAACAGGAAAGCGTGCACCTGCGTAAGGACGGCAGCAGTTTTCCGGCGTGGGTTGATATTTCCGTCGTACGCGGCAGTTCGGGCGGCGTTACTTACAGAGTGGTGAATGTGCAGGACATATCGGAGCGGGTGCGTACACAGGAACTGCTGGTTGAAACGGAAAAAATGATGTCTGTGGGCGGACTGGCAGCAGGTATGGCGCACGAGATAAATAACCCTCTGGGTATTGTGCTGCAGAGTGTGCAGAACATGCAGCGCCGCCTTGACCCGTCACTGGAAGCCAACGCACGCGAAGCAGCAGCCTGCGGGGTGAATCTGGAAAATGTGCAGACGTACATGGAGCGGCGCAGCATTATGCGCTCGCTCGAGCATATCCGCGAGGCAGGACTGCGTGCGGCCGAGATAGTACGCAACATGCTGGATTTCACCAGACGCAACGATGCCGGACGCAGCACCTGCGACATTGCCGTGCTGCTGGAAAAGGTGCTGATGCTGGGGGCCAGCGACTACGACCTGAGCAAAAAATATGACTTCAGGAATATACGCATAGTAAAGGATATTGAAGCGGACCTGCCCGCCGTACCATGTGTGCGCACAGAGATTGAACAGGTTTTTTTCAATATCATCCGTAATGGTGCCGAAGCCATGAGTGAACACCCCGTGGCAGGCAGGGTGCCCACCCTTGTCATCTGCGCGCGCCGTTCCGGCCGCTGGCTGCTGGTCGCCATACGGGACAACGGGCCGGGCATGTCCGGCGAGGTGCGCAGAAGAGTGTTCGAGCCTTTTTTCACCACCAAGCCGGCAGGCAGAGGTACCGGTCTGGGGCTTTCGGTGTCGTATTTCATCATCACGCGTAACCACGGCGGCAGGATAGAGGTGCACTCGACACCTTACGAAGGCTCCGTCTTTCTGGTGGCCTTGCCTGTTTCGGGGCAGCCCGCCGGGGCGGATGACGCTCCTGATTTTCCCCTTATGGATGAACTGAGCCGCAGGGCGTTGCTCGGTGCGGGCTAG